The sequence ACTCACCTGAAGAGCAGTGGCAAGATCGCATCCATCGCAccatcatcctcatcgtcgtcgtgcacgTTAGATCGCCAGATCGATGGCCAGGACGAAGGTGAGCTGCAGCTGAAGGCGAGTGATGAAGTTCccatggtggtggtcccgATCGTCGCCATGCCCACGGGCATTCTCGGGCGACCGAAAGCGGCACCACCTATCGTCAGCGTTGTGAACGATATCGCTGCCGGTTTGGCGAATGCCGTTGCTGCCGCCGTAGCCGACGCAgtgacggtggccacgatCGGTCGGAATTCGAATgccaccggtgctgccgcTTCTCTCAATCTCGccagtaacaacaacagctttTCCCAACTGCGTCAACAGTTGGAATTGGGCACCGGCACGGAAGTTTTGACAGTCCaaccaccatcgtcatcggcacCACCTcataagcagcagcaacagctagCACCAGCATCACTGCAGAGCAACAACAGCCATTTGAAACAGTTtctcagcaccagcagcagcacccaccGCAGAGGAGGTGTGCAGCAGCCAGCCCAATTGGCgcaacatcaccatcatcatcatcaccatcaccatcacctccATTCTCAGTTGAGACGCCAGATCATGTCACCGACCGGAGGTTgtggcgaagaagaagctaGTGTCACGCCCGCTGCCAACTCGTTCGCAACTCAGCAGTCCAGCGGCAACGGTAGTGGCGGCGCTGCACTCGAAACCAATCCTTGGTAGACACCACGGCCGGTTGCATACGAtcgtatgtgtgcgtgtgtgtgtgattgtgccAGGTTCTGCCAAATTCCGGAAACACTTAAATGGtgatttaaaacattttcctgGAGTTTTCATTCGCCCCAAAATCTGCCATTTCCTGTCCTCCCTGT comes from Anopheles cruzii unplaced genomic scaffold, idAnoCruzAS_RS32_06 scaffold01875_ctg1, whole genome shotgun sequence and encodes:
- the LOC128276648 gene encoding mucin-19-like, with the protein product MSTSPSPPPAALPIPTIQPQQQPASVSSSSSPPPSLSSGIISTTTTTASLTAMAAAAAAAAAALSSTSASPTSSATAPALAAALMMSSAASPPSTSPLLLQQQQQPGIVGLRAPRGGRSSSPSSSSPARSTLAGNWQQQSQPLSLSAHPSPAVVQSSAAAATSSLLITHLKSSGKIASIAPSSSSSSCTLDRQIDGQDEGELQLKASDEVPMVVVPIVAMPTGILGRPKAAPPIVSVVNDIAAGLANAVAAAVADAVTVATIGRNSNATGAAASLNLASNNNSFSQLRQQLELGTGTEVLTVQPPSSSAPPHKQQQQLAPASLQSNNSHLKQFLSTSSSTHRRGGVQQPAQLAQHHHHHHHHHHHLHSQLRRQIMSPTGGCGEEEASVTPAANSFATQQSSGNGSGGAALETNPW